The Spirulina subsalsa PCC 9445 region TTATCGGGCCTTATGTTCGTTTAGTTGTTGCAGACAATTGGCGCATTGGTCAGAACTTACCTGACGCATTATCTCAAGCGGATTTCTGTACAACTGACCTAGAACAGTTCAAGCAAGAAAACCCGGAAATTAAACCGTCTGGGTGGAATTATTTAGCCTCAGAGATGCTACAGTGGGATTCGGAATGGTTGATCTGGGCTGGGTTGGTTCTACAGTGGGAGTTAACGGATAAAGTCCAAAAAATTAAGCACTTAGCCCAACAAGAGGGACAATTTCCGGCTAGTATTACAGGCCTTAATCACTCCATTTGTCCTGATAGCCGTTGGGTCTATACGGTTAATCCTGATGGTACAGCTTCGATCCTTTTGGAAGGAGTTCCCCCCGCTTTTTCCGATCCGGATGTGTTCCGTTATCAAATCAGGCAATAGGTAATACCAAATTAATTTAAGTGGTGTGCAGAAGGGAAATTTTCGGGAGTCGGGAGTCGGGAGTCGGGGAATTAATAATTATTTCCTCTTGCCTATGTTTCTTCGATTTGCCCTCAAGTCTGTTTAATTTGGTCTAATAGGCAAGAGTTTTGACTATTCACTAGCCACTATTCCCTATTCCCCCTCTCCCGACACCTGACTCCACTTCGACTAAAAATGCCGCTACTTGCTGATTAAAGGCATCCGGTTCTACTAAAAACGCCCAATGATTACCGGGGACTTCTTGCACGGTTAAATGGGTTAAATAAGTATAATAGGGCTGCATTTGCCAGGCACTGCGATTTAATCCCCCTTCGGGTTTAATAAATAATGTAGGAATCGATAAAGGCTGAGTCAATCCCGCAATGTGCATCACCTCCTCAAAAACGCCGTCTCTTGCCTCTTGGGTGAATTTACTCCGCCACGTGCCATCAGATTGTTGGGTAATACTATCTCGAAAAACTTGGGCTTGTAGGGGACTCCAGCCGCGATATTGTTTTAACTGTTGGGCGATCGCACAGGCCGCCTCCTCACTCTCAAAGGGACCCATTGCCTGTAAAAACGGTAACACACGATATAAAAAAGGGAACGTGACCCGAAACCAGCGCGGAATTTTCCCAATAAAAAACGGATCCACCAAAATCATTGAGCGAAAATATTGGGGGGTTTGAGTAGCCCACAGGGGTAATAGTTTCCCCGTCCAAGAATGGCCTAAAATATGGGCATTCTCCCAGCCTAAATGAGTCATTAAACCCTGTAAATCTTGGATAATTTGGGCGAATTGATAACCCGTTTTTGGCTTGTCACTGTCCCCATGTCCCCGCAAATCTGGCGCGATGATATGATAGTGGGGAGGTAGGGCGGCCGCTAAGGATGACCACACCCCACCATGATCCGCTAAACCATGAAGTAATAACAGGGGTTCTGTCCCTTTTTTCCACTCCAAATAGGATAGATTAATGTCTCCGAGTGATACCGTTTGACGAGTGGACACGCCCTTTTCTCCCTTTGTGGTGAATAATGATCTATGGTTTTTTATTTACCACAAATCGAGATTTTTGAGAAACTAATTCAACAAATCTATATACTTTTGGGTGACAGTATCTAACGTAAATTGATTTAACCAATTGATATCAACTTTTTTGGATTTTCCCGTCAAGACTTCTACAATGGCTTGAGCCATCTTTCCCGCATCTCCTACCGGAACTAAGTGACCATATTTCCCATGATTTAAAATTTCTCTGGGTCCACTGTGACAGTCCGTAGAGACAACCGGAGTCCCGCAAGCCATTGCCTCAACTAAAACATTACCAAATCCTTCACAATTGGAGGATAGGACAAAAATTTTAGCTTGTTTCATATAGGCATAGGGATTATCTGTAAAGCCCAAAAGATCCACATCATGGGTGAGGTTGAGAGCTTGTACTAATTGCTCTAACTCCCTTCTCATTTCTCCCTCTCCCAAAATAACTAATCGACAGGAGATTTGTTCTTTAACTTTGGCAAAAGCACGAATTAATGTGAAAAAGTCTTTGTGGGGGATTAAGCGACCAACTCCTAGAATAACAGGGGGTTGATCTATTTCAAACCAAGGATGTTGGATCATTTGTTGTTGTTTTTCAAAAATCTCTGGGGTAATTACGGGGTTATAAATAACCTGTATTTTCTCCAAGGGAAATTTAGCCATTTGAGCTAAATTGTTAGCGACTCCGTAGGATGGAGCGACAACGGCATTTGCCCAAGGATAGAACCACTGCATTAATAATTTAGGCTGATCAGGAGTTAAGCCTAAATGAGCTAAGGGATGTTGTAAAAAAGGGGGAGATTTTTGTTGAGATAGATCACTATGAAGACCGAGAATGATTTTAGTTTTAACGTGGTAAATACTCTTAGCTAAAACAGAAATTGGGTCATTGTAGGACATAAAGGAGAATAGCGCATCTGGATTTTTTTCTCGCAAATATTGCCCAAGCACTTGAATAGCTTGACGTAATCGAGGTTTTTTAAAATCGACCAGATTCACAGATGGAGGAATCTGGGACATAAACGATCCGACGGATCGAATCAAGACGAGATCAATCTGATTTTTTTGCTGAGATAAACTATAGCTTAAGTTTAAGACTAATCGTTGTACTCCACCACAGTTAAAGTTAGGTAGAAAAAAGCTAATAGTTTTAGCAGGATTTGTCATGATGAACACCGATATAAAGGTAGACTATTTGTCAGACCCAGACGTTCAAAACAGAACAGAATCAATTTCTCTTATTTGGAGAGATTAGAGAGATTTTTCTGGCAAAAATACCTGCTCTCCTCTTCCTTCCGTGGTTAATACGCTCAAAATTAGTTTAGCGAAACCGTTATGGACAATCCCTGACCTAAAGGCGCGGGGCTTCTCGGCAGGGAGCTAAATGATTGGGCAAAAATATGATTTTGCGTAGTTGTGGCTGTCGTAGCGGGGTGAGGGCATTGGGGAAACTTTCAAGAACCTAGAATTGGGCGATCGCAATAGCTTCCTTAACCCAGTAGGGGAAACTTCTCTACTACCCCCAAGGAGCAATAATCTGGGGAGCAATAATCTGGTATCAGCTCGGGAAAGTGTTTCTCTCTCCCTCAAGATCAACAGAGAACGCGCTAGGGTCTTCACTCATTGTAATAGCTACAGAACAGATGTCCAGTTCCCATCTCCTATCCTCCTTAGTTCATTTTGCCCAGGTTCTTCCCCAATTGCCGCTAGGGGCATGACGCTATCACCATTGATCATTGATAATTAAGCCATGATCTTTGATTTCTCCTGCGCAATGACTCACCTTCCCTCCCATCTGATTACTCCCACTCCTACCCCTCCACCCCATCAGGAGTTAATGGCGCAATTGAGTTTGATGATGCGATCGCGTTATCCCCTCATTTATATCGTCTCCGTCGAAGAAGACCCCGTAGAACAACTCTTAAGACAAGTCGCCCGACAATCCATTCCCCCCCGTCAAGTGCTGTTTTGGGATATCGTCCGAGGCTGGAATGATAATAGCAGTAACCGCAACTCCGTTATGGGCGCCCTCGAACGCATTCGACGGGAAGATGTGGCCGTTGCTAGTGTTTTTGTTCTAAAAGACCTGCACTTTATCCTCCGCTACCCCGCCAATCCCCAAAACGCCCCCGTCGTGCGAGAATTAAAGAACCTCGCCGCCGACCTCAAACGCACCCGCCACACCCTGATTTTACTTAGTCATATCCTAGAAGTCCCTACGGAACTCGCCGAAGAAATCACCGTTGTAGACTTTCCCCTCCCCGACAGTCCAGAAATTATTCAGTTAATTGATGGTGTGGTGGCCCCGGAACGTCTCAAGATGTCTGAGTTGGCTAAAGAACAGCTTGTCAAGGCTTGTCAAGGCCTCAGCCGGGTGAGGATTCAAAGAGTCCTCGCCAAGGCCTTAGCGGCCAAGGAACAGGTCAATGAAACCGATATTGATGGCATCCTCGAAGAGAAAAAACAGGCCATTCGTCAAACCGGAATGCTGGAATTTTTCACCTCCCAAGAATCCCTAAAAAGTGTGGGAGGTTTGGAAAATTTAAAACAATGGGTGCGAATGCGTAAGGATGCTTTTAGCGAAGAAGCGAGACGTTATGGCATTCCTAATCCCAAAGGGGTGTTATTGGTGGGGATTCAAGGCACGGGGAAATCCCTCTCGGCCAAAACCATCGCCCATGAGTGGCGTTTACCCTTGCTGCGACTCGATACAGGGCGACTGTTTGGGGGATTGGTGGGGGAAAGTGAAAGTCGGGTGCGGCAGATGATCCAAATTAGTGAGGCGATCGCCCCTTGTGTCTTGTGGATTGATGAAATTGACAAGGCTTTTGGCAATATTACCAGTGGCTCCGATGGGGATTCCGGCACTTCTCGGCGGGTGTTTGGCTCCCTAATTACTTGGATGCAGGAAAAAACGGCCCCGGTGTTCATTGTCTCCACCGCCAATAATGTGCGCATTCTCCCGGCCGAGTTATTGCGCAAAGGCCGTTTTGATGAGATATTTTTCCTCAATTTACCCACGGAAAAGGAACGAGTGGAGATTTTCCGCGTTCACCTGCGCCGTTTACGTCCTTCTAAGGTGCGGGAGTATAATATTCCTTTACTGGCGAAACAAACGAAAGATTTTAGTGGGGCAGAAATTGAACAGGTGATTTTTGATGCCATGCACCACGCTTTCGCTACCCTGGTCAATGGACAACGGCGAGACTTCACCACTAACGATATACTGCGGGCTGTAGAGGAAACGGTTCCCTTAGCCGCGATCGCCCGAGAACAAATTGAGGATTTAAAATACTGGGCTGCCGAAGCCGGAGCGCGCACCGCTTCCCATGACACCGAACTCTCCGAAGCCCTACGCAATTATATGTTAAAGCGGGGTTTTGATGAATTAGAAGACTGACACTCCCACCGTTAATTAGAGAGACGCGGAAACGAGGAAGCTCAACTTGGTCAGGTTTCTCAGAGCCAAGAAAAGACGGTCTGAACAAAATCTAGGCCTTGCCCCTTGCCCATAGATCCATCGGGATGGGATGATAGATGTCAGCTTTGGGGCAATCCCAGTCTTGGTGCTTTCATCCCCAACGCATTTGCCCTTAACCGTAGTTCTCATAATAATAGCCTAAGAAAATATGGTCGTTGCTAGCCAATCACTCGAAGAACTTTGCATCAATTCCATCCGCTTTTTAGCCATTGACGCGGTGCAAAAGGCCAATTCAGGACACCCCGGACTGCCGATGGGGGCGGCTCCGATGGCTTTTGTGCTGTGGGATCGTTTCATGCGCTACAATCCCAAAAATCCGAACTGGTTTAACCGCGATCGCTTTGTATTATCGGCGGGTCATGGCTGTATGTTGCAGTATGCTCTGTTACATTTAACAGGCTACGACAGCGTTTCGATGGAAGATATCAAGCAGTTCCGTCAGTGGGAATCCAAAACCCCCGGACACCCGGAAAACTTTGTTACTTCTGGTGTTGAAGTGACCACCGGCCCCCTCGGACAAGGGATTGCCAATGGCGTTGGACTAGCAATGGCAGAAGCGCACCTCGCCGCCATGTTCAATAAACCGGATTGCACCCTCGTAGACCATTACACCTATGTAATCTTGGGGGATGGTTGTAACATGGAAGGGATTTCTGGGGAAGCTTGTTCTTTAGCAGGTCACTTGGGACTGGGTAAACTCATCGCCCTCTACGATGACAACCACATCTCTATTGATGGTTCTACAGACTTATCCTTTACCGAGGATGTAGGCAAACGGTTTGAAGCCTATGGCTGGCACGTTGTGAGTGTTCCCGAAGGCAACACCAACCTAGAAGCTATTGCTAAAGCCCTCGAAGAGGCCAAATCTGTCACCGACAAACCCTCTTTAATCAAAGTCACGACTACCATTGGTTATGGCTCCCCCAACAAAGCCAACACCCACGACGTTCACGGGGCGGCTTTAGGGGATGCAGAAGTGGCTGCCACTCGGGAACACTTGGGCTGGAACTATGAACCCTTTGTGGTGCCTGAAGATGCCTTAAACCACTTCCGCAAGGCCGTAGAACGGGGTGCCAGCTATGAGGCTGAATGGAATGAAACTTTTGCCCAATACAAAACGAAGTATGGCGAAGATGCAGCCCTGTTTGAGCGGATGGTGAGCGGCAAACTGCCGGAAAATTGGGACCAGTGTCTCCCCACCTACACTCCTGACACGAAAGCCGATGCTACTCGGAATCAATCCGGTGCAACCTTAAACGCTATTGCCGGGACATTACCGGAACTGTTTGGCGGTTCTGCGGACTTGGCTCCCTCCAATAAAACCCTGATTAAAGGGGCGGGGGATTTCCAAAAAGGCAACTATGGCGGGAAAAACCTGCGCTTTGGGGTACGGGAACATGGTATGGGGGCGATCTGTAACGGGATTGCTCTGCATAACTCCGGTTTACTGCCCTACGGTGCGACGTTCTTGGTGTTCACCGACTATATGCGCAATGCTATCCGCCTCTCGGCGCTCTCCCATGCGGGGGTGATTTGGGTGATGACTCACGATTCTATCGCTCTTGGGGAAGATGGCCCGACTCACCAACCGGTGGAACATATTGCCTCTTTACGCGCTATTCCTGATTTAATCGTCCTGCGGCCTGCGGATGGGAATGAAACCTCTGGGGCTTATAAAGTGGCGGTTGAACGGGCGAAAGGGATTGGTAGCGCGAAGAAACAAGCCAGTTTGTTGGCTTTGTCTCGTCAAAATCTGCCCAACTTGGCCGGGACTTCGATTGAAAACACTCTGAAAGGGGCTTATGTTCTTTCGGATAGTGAAGGCACTCCGGATATTATCCTGATTGGCACGGGTGGGGAATTGTACCTCTGTGCGGAAGCGGCCGATAAGTTACGGGCCGAAGGGAAAAAAGTCCGGGTGGTTTCTATGCCCAGTTGGGAACTGTTCGAGGAACAAGATGGGGCTTATAAGGAGTCGGTTTTCCCCCAAGGTGTCACGACCCGTCTGGCTGTTGAAGCGGGGATTAGCATGGGTTGGGGTCGTTATGTGGGTAACGAAAACAACACCATTGCGGTGAATACTTTCGGGGTGTCTTCTCCGGGTAATGTGGCGTTGGAGAAGTTTGGTTACACGGTGGAAAATATCGTGAACCGAGCTAAAGCACTGTTAGGTTAAGGTTAACGACAGAAGCCGAAAACTTGCTCAATCTTACCCAAAATGACCTGATTTGTCGGGAATTTCCCGAGAATTGAGTGAGATTGTTGGATTCGGATTATAAAGTAAACAAAACGCTCTAGTGATAACTCAAATAGGAGGAATTACTAGAGCTTTTTCCTGAAGATGAAGGGCGATTAGGGAAAAAAATCTGTTGTCTATGCAGCCTCCTTTCGTCCAATTAGTCTCTTCTCAAGCTCCCGGCAGAATCTTTGATTGACCCGGAGAGAACGTCACAAGAAACTAACGGAGGAACTTCCCGTATAGGGCATAACGGCGGAAAGGCTGGGCATAGCGTAAACTTAGGTTGAGGGAGGGGTTTTGTTCGTGCATGAGGGCGTGAATTACTTGCCGATAGCCTAATTTGGCGGCGATCGCATGACATTGTTTCACTAACACATTCCCTAGACCAGCATAGTCCCGTTTTGGCAGCACCGCCACAGTTTTGAGGATCACCTGCTCTATGGTTTCCCCCCGTTGCCTTTGGTTAAAATCGGGGAAAGCCAACAGGAAACCAATCGGTTTTTTATCCTGTTCTGCAATCAAGATTAGCTCAGGACGTAAAAGAGGAAACAGGGGGGCGTAGTGTTGGATAAAATCTCCCTGTGAGAGAGGAGAGTAGAGGAAATTATGGCGGAAGGCTTGCCGGACAAGGGGGTATAAGGCTTGGAGTTCCTCTATCTCCAGTTTAGCTGGGCGAATGGTGATATTTTGCGCCCTCAAATGATGACGGATTTTAACTAAACGAGGATCTATCTGTTCTAAATTGGTGCAGAGATGAGATTGGTAAAAGGCAATGGGGATAAATCCACCCTGTACGAAGATTTCAGGGGAAAAATAGTCTAGATTTGGCTCACTAAAAAATAGGGAATCCGAGGGGCTAGAACAGATGATGCGGTAACTGTATCCTGTGTTTCCGTCTACAGGTGCGATCGCCCAAAAACACCCCATATCCCTCAACTGCTGACACCCCCGCGCCAACAACTCGGGAATTAGCTCCCTAGAGTCTACCTTTAAGTGTCCGATAAACCCCACCTTTTGCCCTTGATAATTCGGTGTTTCCC contains the following coding sequences:
- a CDS encoding AAA family ATPase, producing the protein MTHLPSHLITPTPTPPPHQELMAQLSLMMRSRYPLIYIVSVEEDPVEQLLRQVARQSIPPRQVLFWDIVRGWNDNSSNRNSVMGALERIRREDVAVASVFVLKDLHFILRYPANPQNAPVVRELKNLAADLKRTRHTLILLSHILEVPTELAEEITVVDFPLPDSPEIIQLIDGVVAPERLKMSELAKEQLVKACQGLSRVRIQRVLAKALAAKEQVNETDIDGILEEKKQAIRQTGMLEFFTSQESLKSVGGLENLKQWVRMRKDAFSEEARRYGIPNPKGVLLVGIQGTGKSLSAKTIAHEWRLPLLRLDTGRLFGGLVGESESRVRQMIQISEAIAPCVLWIDEIDKAFGNITSGSDGDSGTSRRVFGSLITWMQEKTAPVFIVSTANNVRILPAELLRKGRFDEIFFLNLPTEKERVEIFRVHLRRLRPSKVREYNIPLLAKQTKDFSGAEIEQVIFDAMHHAFATLVNGQRRDFTTNDILRAVEETVPLAAIAREQIEDLKYWAAEAGARTASHDTELSEALRNYMLKRGFDELED
- the tkt gene encoding transketolase, with the translated sequence MVVASQSLEELCINSIRFLAIDAVQKANSGHPGLPMGAAPMAFVLWDRFMRYNPKNPNWFNRDRFVLSAGHGCMLQYALLHLTGYDSVSMEDIKQFRQWESKTPGHPENFVTSGVEVTTGPLGQGIANGVGLAMAEAHLAAMFNKPDCTLVDHYTYVILGDGCNMEGISGEACSLAGHLGLGKLIALYDDNHISIDGSTDLSFTEDVGKRFEAYGWHVVSVPEGNTNLEAIAKALEEAKSVTDKPSLIKVTTTIGYGSPNKANTHDVHGAALGDAEVAATREHLGWNYEPFVVPEDALNHFRKAVERGASYEAEWNETFAQYKTKYGEDAALFERMVSGKLPENWDQCLPTYTPDTKADATRNQSGATLNAIAGTLPELFGGSADLAPSNKTLIKGAGDFQKGNYGGKNLRFGVREHGMGAICNGIALHNSGLLPYGATFLVFTDYMRNAIRLSALSHAGVIWVMTHDSIALGEDGPTHQPVEHIASLRAIPDLIVLRPADGNETSGAYKVAVERAKGIGSAKKQASLLALSRQNLPNLAGTSIENTLKGAYVLSDSEGTPDIILIGTGGELYLCAEAADKLRAEGKKVRVVSMPSWELFEEQDGAYKESVFPQGVTTRLAVEAGISMGWGRYVGNENNTIAVNTFGVSSPGNVALEKFGYTVENIVNRAKALLG
- a CDS encoding alpha/beta fold hydrolase, with the translated sequence MSTRQTVSLGDINLSYLEWKKGTEPLLLLHGLADHGGVWSSLAAALPPHYHIIAPDLRGHGDSDKPKTGYQFAQIIQDLQGLMTHLGWENAHILGHSWTGKLLPLWATQTPQYFRSMILVDPFFIGKIPRWFRVTFPFLYRVLPFLQAMGPFESEEAACAIAQQLKQYRGWSPLQAQVFRDSITQQSDGTWRSKFTQEARDGVFEEVMHIAGLTQPLSIPTLFIKPEGGLNRSAWQMQPYYTYLTHLTVQEVPGNHWAFLVEPDAFNQQVAAFLVEVESGVGRGGIGNSG
- a CDS encoding glycosyltransferase, coding for MTNPAKTISFFLPNFNCGGVQRLVLNLSYSLSQQKNQIDLVLIRSVGSFMSQIPPSVNLVDFKKPRLRQAIQVLGQYLREKNPDALFSFMSYNDPISVLAKSIYHVKTKIILGLHSDLSQQKSPPFLQHPLAHLGLTPDQPKLLMQWFYPWANAVVAPSYGVANNLAQMAKFPLEKIQVIYNPVITPEIFEKQQQMIQHPWFEIDQPPVILGVGRLIPHKDFFTLIRAFAKVKEQISCRLVILGEGEMRRELEQLVQALNLTHDVDLLGFTDNPYAYMKQAKIFVLSSNCEGFGNVLVEAMACGTPVVSTDCHSGPREILNHGKYGHLVPVGDAGKMAQAIVEVLTGKSKKVDINWLNQFTLDTVTQKYIDLLN
- a CDS encoding GNAT family N-acetyltransferase, which produces MEFVAITTEEQFTRAQQDYGESFPLPPQQWQQEKPDLHSLVVEGGDCGGCYSLWWRETPNYQGQKVGFIGHLKVDSRELIPELLARGCQQLRDMGCFWAIAPVDGNTGYSYRIICSSPSDSLFFSEPNLDYFSPEIFVQGGFIPIAFYQSHLCTNLEQIDPRLVKIRHHLRAQNITIRPAKLEIEELQALYPLVRQAFRHNFLYSPLSQGDFIQHYAPLFPLLRPELILIAEQDKKPIGFLLAFPDFNQRQRGETIEQVILKTVAVLPKRDYAGLGNVLVKQCHAIAAKLGYRQVIHALMHEQNPSLNLSLRYAQPFRRYALYGKFLR